Proteins from one Nicotiana tabacum cultivar K326 chromosome 23, ASM71507v2, whole genome shotgun sequence genomic window:
- the LOC107765838 gene encoding AT-rich interactive domain-containing protein 1-like: MELELDLREILMKISNENNKDEECANVDSAKSEFHAAADEQLCNGIEADDFVFIDRHSKKIDGTINLDLNECIVEGVDEKSSVGRDDKHLEFVSGRRSDDCGTDEIALMKSSVVREDENNRKRKRESYTDLLRWVTNVAKDPCDPAIGSLPERSKWKFYGNDVIWKQVLLLRDEMLLKKSADTSAQCSIWQKKQKMHPSMYDDAAALERVRCSQRVLVAKNPVKKALFSGSSSSSSPSDEDPIDGPADSSTESGVGLLWNQRRKRIPVGPQFQADIPEWRQEKCESDSKWLGTRIWPLDKLEKNRILIERDPIGKGRQDTCGCQYPGSYDCIKFHLAEKRRKVKLELGSAFYHWKFDLMGEEVALSWTKEEEKKFQDIVKLNPLSTNMSFWNEIFKIFPNKSRESLVSYHFNVFLLRRRGHQNRTNASIIDSDDDEPEYGPRTNCFGRDSKFSIFCSPRKDHLDSR, translated from the exons ATGGAGCTTGAGCTGGATTTGAGGgagattttaatgaaaatttcaAATGAAAACAACAAAGATGAGGAATGTGCAAATGTTGATTCGGCGAAAAGTGAGTTTCATGCTGCAGCTGATGAACAGCTGTGTAATGGTATTGAGGCTGATGATTTTGTTTTCATTGATAGACACTCTAAGAAAATTGATGGAACGATAAATCTGGACCTCAATGAATGTATAGTTGAGGGTGTTGATGAAAAGAGCAGTGTTGGTCGCGATGACAAACATTTGGAGTTTGTTAGTGGAAGACGAAGTGATGATTGTGGCACAGATGAAATTGCGCTAATGAAGTCAAGTGTGGTTAGGGAAGATGAGAACAATAGGAAGAGGAAACGAGAGTCTTACACGGACTTGCTGAGGTGGGTTACTAATGTCGCGAAAGATCCTTGTGATCCTGCCATCGGGTCTTTGCCAGAAAGGTCTAAGTGGAAGTTTTACGGGAATGATGTAATCTGGAAGCAGGTTCTGTTGCTGCGAGATGAAATGCTTTTGAAAAAGAGTGCAGATACAAGTGCTCAGTGCTCGATATGGCAG AAAAAACAGAAGATGCATCCATCTATGTATGACGATGCTGCTGCTCTTGAGAGAGTGAGATGCAGCCAGCGGGTCCTAGTTGCTAAAAATCCTGTAAAGAAAGCGCTTTTTTCAGGGTCATCATCCTCAAGTTCTCCAAGTGATGAGGATCCAATTGATGGACCTGCTGATTCTTCTACAGAGTCAGGCGTTGGTCTTTTGTGGAACCAGCGGCGAAAGCGAATACCAGTTGGACCACAGTTTCAAGCAGATATTCCTGAATGGAGGCAGGAGAAGTGTGAAAGTGACTCCAAATGGTTGGGCACCCGAATCTGGCCACTAGACAAACTAGAAAAAAACAGAATACTAATCGAAAGAGATCCTATTGGAAAAGGAAGGCAAGATACATGTGGCTGCCAATACCCGGGTTCTTATGACTGCATCAAGTTTCATCTTGCTGAGAAACGGAGGAAGGTTAAACTTGAGTTGGGATCAGCCTTTTATCATTGGAAATTTGACTTGATGGGCGAAGAAGTTGCACTTTCTTGGacgaaagaagaagaaaagaaattccAGGATATAGTGAAATTGAACCCTTTGTCGACAAACATGAGTTTTTGGAATGAAATATTCAAGATCTTTCCTAACAAAAGTAGGGAATCTTTGGTCAGCTACCACTTTAATGTCTTTCTTTTACGGCGCAGAGGTCACCAGAATCGGACGAATGCAAGTATTATCGACAGTGATGATGATGAACCAGAGTACGGACCTAGAACTAATTGTTTTGGGAGGGATTCTAAATTCTCTATCTTTTGTTCCCCAAGGAAAGATCATCTAGATTCGAGATAG